One Rattus norvegicus strain BN/NHsdMcwi chromosome 20, GRCr8, whole genome shotgun sequence DNA segment encodes these proteins:
- the Prmt2 gene encoding protein arginine N-methyltransferase 2 isoform X1 translates to MEAPAEDPSHESQVTPAPVRKSHGLTIVRRRSASSQEEDPVDYGCEMQLLQDGAQLQLQLQPEEFVAIADYTATDETQLSFLRGEKILILRQTTADWWWGERAGCCGYIPANHLGKQVEEYDPEDTWQDEEYFDSYGTLKLHLEMLADQPRTTKYHSVILQNKESLKDKVILDVGCGTGIISLFCAHHARPKAVYAVEASDMAQHTGQLVLQNGFADTITVFQQKVEDVVLPEKVDVLVSEWMGTCLLFEFMIESILYARDAWLKEDGIIWPTTAALHLVPCSAEKDYHSKVLFWDNAYEFNLSALKSLAIKEFFSRPKSNHILKPEDCLSEPCTILQLDMRTVQVSDLETMRGELRFDIQKAGTLHGFTAWFSVHFQSLEEGQPQQVLSTGPLHPTTHWKQTLFMMDDPVPVHTGDVVTGSVVLQRNPVWRRHMSVCLSWVVTSAVDPTSQRAGEKVFPIWR, encoded by the exons GAGGAAGACCCTGTGGACTATGGCTGTGAGATGCAGCTCCTTCAGGACGGGGCACAGttgcagctgcagctgcagcccGAGGAGTTCGTAGCCATTGCAGATTACACCGCCACCGACGAgacacag CTCAGCTTTCTGAGAGGAGAAAAAATTCTGATCCTGAGGCAAACCACGGCGGACTGGTGGTGGGGCGAACGTGCGGGCTGCTGCGGGTACATCCCCGCAAACCACCTTGGGAAGCAGGTGGAGGAGTACGACCCGGAGGACACCTGGCAAGATGAGGAGTACTTCGACAGCTATGGGACTCTG AAACTTCACCTGGAAATGTTGGCTGACCAGCCTCGGACAACCAAGTACCACAGTGTCATCCTGCAGAACAAGGAGTCTCTGAAGGACAAGGTCATACTGGATGTGGGCTGCGGCACCGGCATCATCAGCCTTTTCTGCGCTCATCATGCCCGGCCCAAGGCA GTGTACGCGGTAGAAGCCAGTGACATGGCCCAGCACACGGGCCAGCTGGTCCTGCAGAATGGCTTTGCTGACACAATCACTGTGTTTCAGCAGAAGGTGGAGGACGTGGTGTTGCCCGAGAAGGTGGACGTGCTGGTGTCGGAGTGGATGGGGACCTGTCTCTTG TTTGAGTTCATGATCGAGTCCATCCTGTACGCCCGGGATGCCTGGTTAAAGGAAGATGGCATCATTTGGCCAACCACGGCGGCACTGCACTTGGTACCCTGCAGCGCTGAGAAAGACTACCACAGCAAGGTGCTCTTCTGGGACAACGCGTACGAGTTCAACCTCAGTGCACTCAA GTCGTTAGCAATCAAGGAGTTCTTTTCAAGGCCAAAGTCTAATCATATCTTGAAGCCAGAAGACTGCCTCTCTGAGCCATGCACAATATTGCAGTTGGACATGAGAACTGTGCAGGTCTCTGACCTGGAG ACCATGCGTGGCGAGCTGCGATTTGACATCCAAAAGGCTGGGACCCTGCATGGCTTCACAGCTTGGTTCAGTGTACATTTCCAGAGCCTGGAGGAGGGCCAGCCTCAGCAGGTTCTCAGCACAGGACCGCTGCACCC CACCACACACTGGAAGCAGACCTTGTTTATGATGGACGACCCAGTCCCAGTCCACACAGGAGACGTGGTCACGGGTTCGGTGGTGTTACAGAGAAATCCGGTGTGGAGAAGGCACATGTCCGTCTGTCTGAGCTGGGTCGTCACTTCCGCAGTTGATCCCACGTCTCAAAGG GCTGGAGAGAAAGTCTTTCCGATCTGGAGGTGA
- the Prmt2 gene encoding protein arginine N-methyltransferase 2: MEAPAEDPSHESQVTPAPEEDPVDYGCEMQLLQDGAQLQLQLQPEEFVAIADYTATDETQLSFLRGEKILILRQTTADWWWGERAGCCGYIPANHLGKQVEEYDPEDTWQDEEYFDSYGTLKLHLEMLADQPRTTKYHSVILQNKESLKDKVILDVGCGTGIISLFCAHHARPKAVYAVEASDMAQHTGQLVLQNGFADTITVFQQKVEDVVLPEKVDVLVSEWMGTCLLFEFMIESILYARDAWLKEDGIIWPTTAALHLVPCSAEKDYHSKVLFWDNAYEFNLSALKSLAIKEFFSRPKSNHILKPEDCLSEPCTILQLDMRTVQVSDLETMRGELRFDIQKAGTLHGFTAWFSVHFQSLEEGQPQQVLSTGPLHPTTHWKQTLFMMDDPVPVHTGDVVTGSVVLQRNPVWRRHMSVCLSWVVTSAVDPTSQRAGEKVFPIWR; this comes from the exons GAGGAAGACCCTGTGGACTATGGCTGTGAGATGCAGCTCCTTCAGGACGGGGCACAGttgcagctgcagctgcagcccGAGGAGTTCGTAGCCATTGCAGATTACACCGCCACCGACGAgacacag CTCAGCTTTCTGAGAGGAGAAAAAATTCTGATCCTGAGGCAAACCACGGCGGACTGGTGGTGGGGCGAACGTGCGGGCTGCTGCGGGTACATCCCCGCAAACCACCTTGGGAAGCAGGTGGAGGAGTACGACCCGGAGGACACCTGGCAAGATGAGGAGTACTTCGACAGCTATGGGACTCTG AAACTTCACCTGGAAATGTTGGCTGACCAGCCTCGGACAACCAAGTACCACAGTGTCATCCTGCAGAACAAGGAGTCTCTGAAGGACAAGGTCATACTGGATGTGGGCTGCGGCACCGGCATCATCAGCCTTTTCTGCGCTCATCATGCCCGGCCCAAGGCA GTGTACGCGGTAGAAGCCAGTGACATGGCCCAGCACACGGGCCAGCTGGTCCTGCAGAATGGCTTTGCTGACACAATCACTGTGTTTCAGCAGAAGGTGGAGGACGTGGTGTTGCCCGAGAAGGTGGACGTGCTGGTGTCGGAGTGGATGGGGACCTGTCTCTTG TTTGAGTTCATGATCGAGTCCATCCTGTACGCCCGGGATGCCTGGTTAAAGGAAGATGGCATCATTTGGCCAACCACGGCGGCACTGCACTTGGTACCCTGCAGCGCTGAGAAAGACTACCACAGCAAGGTGCTCTTCTGGGACAACGCGTACGAGTTCAACCTCAGTGCACTCAA GTCGTTAGCAATCAAGGAGTTCTTTTCAAGGCCAAAGTCTAATCATATCTTGAAGCCAGAAGACTGCCTCTCTGAGCCATGCACAATATTGCAGTTGGACATGAGAACTGTGCAGGTCTCTGACCTGGAG ACCATGCGTGGCGAGCTGCGATTTGACATCCAAAAGGCTGGGACCCTGCATGGCTTCACAGCTTGGTTCAGTGTACATTTCCAGAGCCTGGAGGAGGGCCAGCCTCAGCAGGTTCTCAGCACAGGACCGCTGCACCC CACCACACACTGGAAGCAGACCTTGTTTATGATGGACGACCCAGTCCCAGTCCACACAGGAGACGTGGTCACGGGTTCGGTGGTGTTACAGAGAAATCCGGTGTGGAGAAGGCACATGTCCGTCTGTCTGAGCTGGGTCGTCACTTCCGCAGTTGATCCCACGTCTCAAAGG GCTGGAGAGAAAGTCTTTCCGATCTGGAGGTGA